In Alnus glutinosa chromosome 7, dhAlnGlut1.1, whole genome shotgun sequence, the sequence ttttttttaaaaaaaaaaaaaaaaaattatattataccTATAGAAAATACTTAAATTTTACTATTATCTTATACTATTCTCAGAACTATAACTGATTTTGGTTTCAAGTTACACTAAAAATctcccacaatttttttttttttggaaaatactTGAAGTAATATAAAtcttattacaattttttttattgtaaattcACGTGACAAtccatattttataaatatgaaaaatatgataaatgctAGTTTGTAAACGtgataaataatattatcaCATTAGCTTGTAAGAAATGTAGGCTCtatttgttttggcgtaaaataatttataaaaaatattttatgtattttatggtgtttggtacaacagaaaataataatcaattttttttttctcgaattaaccaaaaaagcttatttagttttctaaaatattttctctttttcaaaactgtaaatcatttttcgactTTGAACTTCTTATCCCCAATCATGGACCTCCATCGAGACACCATTGAACAACCGTTGGGCCACCATTTACTTTCGCAGGACCACCCCTACCTTCGTCGGACTATCGTTGGAAAATCGCTAAATTACCGACGAGCTTCTATCGGACCATCGTTGGCCACCACTGGGCCCTGCCTGGCCATCATTGGACAATCGACATACCTTCGTCGATCATCCTTCCTAACTCAAAtttttaggttaatttttttatattatgaataaaattttatttttataaattaatataattgatttaaaacatttaaaatatttgtgattaTCCATATAAACCAAACGGCAAATATATTTtcagcaaaaaatatttttctaaaaaataatttcactataaacaatatttttcaaaaaaaaaaaagtcaaaaaaatagAGCATTGTAATAAAAACTCCAAAACAACACCAAACTAAATCTCACTTAAGCCTCGATTGGTAACCCCCTTTCCTCAAGTATGagggatatttttttttaagtagttataaaaaatgattgatgtgatataatgtaaaaaaaatttatatgaaaaagtggaaaaaaaatttgtattgtagtgagttttttttatttaaatagtaataaaaattgttaatgtgatataaaaagtgaaaaaattaaaaaaatattttaaaattaattttttaaaaaaaaaatgaaaaaaaaaaacaaagaaaggaagaagaaagtaGGTTGCCAAACGAGCCTCTAACCACACGGTACAAACCGATACGGTACAAAAATTACTTCCGTGTTAGCAAATTCTTCCCGCGCCCCGTCTCTCTTTTAACCGCTGACTAGTGACTTCCATTGCCGTATCACGGACCTTGCTTTCTAAATACTTTTCAAATAGCAATTTAATAGTCGTACAATGTACAGATCAGCAGCCAATTGTCCGCGTGTTGATTCGTTGCTCACATGTGCCGCCTCTTGCTTAAGGAGAACCACACTGGAAGAGCTCCTGGCCATTCAGGAGTAGAGCAGGGAAGGGAAAGAACCACAGCagttctctctcttcctcttctctctttGCTCGTCAAattcaaaaccctaaaactcCAATTCCACCCCCAAATCGAAGAGAAGAACGACCATGGAAGAGGAACAACTGCCACCAAAGCAACAAAGTCCCAAGAAGTCGATCCCGCCGTACATGAAAGCCATATCGGGCTCGCTCGGCGGGGTCGTGGAGGCCTGTTGTCTACAGCCCATCGACGTCATCAAGACCAGGCTACAGCTCGACCGGTCCGGGACCTACAAGGGGATCATCCACTGCGGCTCCACGATCTCGCGCTCCGAGGGTGTGCGGGCTCTCTGGAAGGGCTTGACCCCCTTTGCGACGCATTTGACCCTCAAGTACACGCTTCGGATGTGGTCCAATGCGATGCTCCAGAGCGTGTTTAAGGACTCGGCAACTGGGAAGCTCAGCAACCAAGCGCGCTTGCTCTCCGGGTTCGGTGCCGGGGTTCTCGAGGCTCTTGTGATCGTTACGCCATTTGAGGTCGGTGCGTTGCGGTTTTGATTTCAATCTAAATGTACATTTCTagattattttttctttatttttctgcGGAAATGGCAATCCCTGGGTTGGTTTGGGTTAATGTACCTCTTGGATGCTTCTCAGGCTCTCGATCTCGGGATTTTGCgggaaaagaaagtaaaattgtTTTGGAATGTTTTAAAATGGCATATCacctttctttaatttttgtctttcgctttttttttttgttggccttAAAATGCTTTAAGATTAGGTTAGTGGCACTGATACGTGTAATTCatccataaagaaaaaaaaagtcacgaGGGAATTATGCTGTTATTTTCACTACCAAATGAAAGATTCTGTCCTTTGAGTATATTTTGGATCCATCAAAGAATAAAGGAGAATTATCATTTACTTAGAAAATGAAACACCCTTTCTTGATTATCTTCGGCCTTCTCAATTTCTTTCCTGCATCCAAATATCCAAATGGTGAATGATTGGAAAATCTGATTGCTTAAATATTGTTATACTCTTGGAGGCCAGTAATCGAATTGTGATACCTATAATACATCTTATAGTGGTGCGCCGATTTAACTTCCTCTTTTCATTGCACATGAGCTCTACTTGGTCAGGGGTTGgttatgttttctattttctaagtCTCTCTCTTCACACGCTGttagaaatattaattaagcttaaacttttaggataaatagtgatttaacatggtattagagcagatGTTCTAAGTTCGAATCTTAAGACTCTACAGTTCTACTCTCAATTCATTAAATATGAGCCTTACTTGTTGAGGGGGAGTTTGAGCCACACTTCTATCAACTTCAACTTTTGGTATAAGTGGTTATTTAACACATGGTTTCTTGTTCTTCCTTGTCTTCTTTTGAGATATATTGGAACATAATTTGGGGTTTACATTATGATTGAGGAGGATTGAGATGTTGAGATGTGTGAGACCTTGAGTTAAACTGACTAATTTAATAGGTTCAAATGTAGCATTGcgaactcttttttctttggcaCAATCCCTTAGACATGGTTTGTTTTATGCTTAAAAAGCTTGTGATTCTAATCGAAATGAGAAGAAACCAAAAAAGTGTACTTTTGGTGATGTGGATACATTGTGGGATACTGCTGTGCTTTATGTAGTTGGATGGAATTATCTACATTCTTTTTTATGACAGAATTAGGGATTACTTGGTGCAGGTGGTCAAGATCAGATTGCAGCAACAGAGAGGTTTGAGCCCTGAGCTTCTGAAGTATAAGGGTCCTGTGCACTGTGCTCGCACAATCATCACGGAAGAAGGCCTCCGTGGTCTCTGGGCAGGAGCTTCTCCGACTGTGATGCGTAATGGGACGAACCAGGCTGTCATGTTTACAGCCAAAAATGCTTTTGATGTCCTCTTGTGGAAGAAACATGAAGGTGATGGGAAAGTCCTCCAACCATGGCAGTCTATGATATCGGGATTTCTTGCAGGTACAGCAGGTCCAGTGTGTACTGGACCCTTTGATGTTGTGAAAACGAGGTTGATGGCTCAGAGCCGGGAGGGGGGTGGGTTGAAGTACAAAGGTATGATCCATGCCATAAGAACAATATACGCGGAGGAAGGGCTTCGTACCTTGTGGAAAGGACTTCTGCCTCGGCTCATGAGGATTCCGCCGGGCCAGGCGATAATGTGGGCTGTGGCTGACCAAGTGACTGGTTTGTATGAGAGGAGATATCTTCGTAGTGCACCCTTGTAGGAAGCATTCAGATTGTTTTGCTTGTACTGGTTTTCAGTTTCTTTGCAAGCTTTAATTGGAGAACTTGTTTTGacatttttaattgtatgaGAGGAGATATCTTCGTAGTGCACCCTTGTAGGAAGCATTCAGATTGTTTTGCTTGTACTGGTTTTCAGTTTCGTTGCAAGCATTAAGTGGACAACTTGTTTTGACATTTTTAATTCCATCACTATGAACACCAGTTTCAAAGATCGTATCAATAATTTGGAGGTGCAAGAAGAGGCGGAGGGTAGATGGAGCGGGAATCACTAATCCCGCACAGGCGCACCCAGTGGATATTTCAGTACTTATGCTTTTGCCTTATTGGAGCCAAATATGTCAGCTGCTACTGCACACAAAATTGAGCCATGCAGTAGGGGGAGAACATTGTTGTATCAGACACCCTTTGTTACGGATTTGGCTTACATCCTGTAAATTTTTCAATGgagattttctgttaaaaaaatgaatggacAAGATTGCTTCTAATGAAAAAATAAGTAGACTGCTCTAATTTTGCAATCTTGGCCATTCTATTTTTAACAGGAGATCTCCATTAAAAAGCTTAGAGGACGTTTATCGTTTCGTAGGAACGGAGATTCTTGCTTGCTATcactttaaagaaaaaaaaaagaaataaaagagaggATCTAAAGTCACTCGTTAAAATCTACCGATGACTGGGTATGATGTCTCGAATGGGAGCatattgctctctctctctctctctacatcgtGCTATTAAAGACTTAAGAGTATTACTATAAAAACTTTTATTATACTTTCAGAGAATGGCTGGAATTGCGTaagaaaatatagtttttaaagtcatgaagagttttttttttaagcaaaagcttcatttttaagctttttgtcAAAAATGCGTTTCGAcaatttttagtttaaaaaagtaaaataagtgggtttagaatttttttactAAACATGTCAGAATTTTGTTTGGCACGACTTTTAAgtactaaaagtattttttaagctTTCTAAACTATTATGACTTATGAGCCATTTTTCTTCTCTAGCAAAATAgacaatataatttttgtttctagtgtgaatagtaaatatgTTTTTCTACTTAGTTATTATTTACACTACAAATAGTTTTTTACTactttctccctctctctctttctttcacactcttccccacacaaaataatatttaaagaaaatatagagtaaaatataaaatatattgaaGTGTATACAGAAAAATGAGTAGATACAATACAAAAAGTTGAATTTTGAGCAGCAATTAGCCATCATTGCTAGATATGCTCTTATTCTATTTACTGGTATGACACTGTCAATTAacattgtttaaaaaaacataaagatcAAAGAGTGATTAAAGTGtagtttataacatttttcaaagaCTTAAACCTATCTCATGTCTTTCATCAAACCAATTTGGGGTAAGCTCTTTTCTACTATAGCCTCTACATAAACACGGAACGAAAAACAGACCAATCTGTTCAAAACCTCTcagcagaaaaaaaaacacttgtgTTCAAGCCATGGAGGAGGGAAGCAGCATCACCTTTGTCCTTGTAAGCCTTTCTCTGCCTCattttggtttccttttttattttcctttcaacagcttttttttgtttgaggtTTGGATCTTAAATCAACCGCAACCTCTTCACCCACACACGCCACATGATACACTGTATTTGTTGTCATCTGTCTTACAGTCCAATGTAAGGATTCATTATCTACTTGTAGATATATATCTTAACCTTTACAGTTTATTATGCAGTTAGTCTGAAGTTAATAACTTTTTTGGTGCTATCTATGGCACTCACAAATTTTCATTATGGGCCTTTATAACTAACATTACTGGCAGCATTTCCGTATCCTCCTTCCATCTTGAAGATTCTCTTCGAAAGTGTGAAATGAATTGCTGCATTAATAGTATTATTTTGTTGGTCTTTaatggttttggtttttgtatttatttttaaattttattttatttaattattgcgctgttgtagttattttgttcatctttaaaaaaaaaaaacttctttcatggcttacaaaaaagaaaaaaagaaaaaaaaaaaaacacttctttGATGATTTACAAAACACCCTTACCTTGGCATTGGACCAACAGTGACTTTCCAAATATGgtatttgtatttaaaaaacaggaaaaaaggaTTAATGCGGCAAATATAGGTCCCATTAATTAAAACGAgcgagaaattaaaaaataaaaattaaaaattaaagccCTACCACGCGGTATATAATGAAAATCCTATATAAGCTAACGCTGCCTTAAGGTTCGTAACCCTAGCTTCTAGTGAGCCACCTTTCATTTGGTACTCCCTTCCATTTTTTTCTGCTAAACCCTAGCTCCCAAACTAGCTCAACTCCGTCGCCGTCATTTTATCCCGGTAAGTTCTGCTTTTCCTTCGTCGATTTATTTGAGTTTCACACTCTTTGATGCTCTTTGTTTGTGTACCAATTCGATTATTTGCTTTTTCTTTACCTGGCTTTTGATTCCaagtatatagatatatttttaatttcattagtTTCAGTCGCAGGAGGATATCCGAAGCTCCAAGACGATGTCGGACGATGAAAGAGAGGAGAAGGAGTTGGATCTCACTTCTCCTGAGGTCGTCACCAAATACAAAAGCGCTGCCGAGATCGTTAACAGTACCtcttctctctctatatatatatatatgtgagtgtgtgtgttCTTTGGTTTTGCTGTACATTGATACCAGAATGGAAAATTTGCAGAGGCTTTGCAGCTTGTGATATCCGAGTGCAAACCAAAGGCTAAGATTGTGGACCTTTGCGAGAAGGGCGATTCGTACATTAGAGAgtaagtttttgtattttttaaagtcGAGTTTGTGTTGATTATTTGTTCTTGCATTTCAAGGTTGTATTAGCTGTTGCTATTCAATTCTATGTGTAATGGTTTGTGGGTCCTGTTGTTTTTGTGCATATGTGAAGGCAAACTGGCAACATGTACAAGAATGTTAAGAGGAAGATCGAAAGGGGCGTTGCTTTCCCAACTTGCATCTCTGTAAACAACACTGTCTGTCATTTCTCTCCGCTTGCCAGCGACGAGATAGTGTTCGAAGAAGGTGACTTGTTGAAAATGTAAGCTGTTCTTTGTTCAAATATCAACAATATAATAAGTAGAATTCTTGGGCAATGCTGAATATGATGGTTCTTTCTGGACGCAGTGATATGGGTTGCCATATAGATGGATTCATCGCGGTAGTTGCACATACTCATGTTCTTCAGGACGGTGCAGTAACTGGAAGGGCAGCTGATGTTATTGCAGCTGCTAATACGGCTGCAGAAGTTGCTTTGAGGCTCGTAAGGCCGGGAAAAAAGGTAATACATATGTACAGTTTATCTATTGTACTTCTTAGTTATGAAATTTGATTAGGGTTTGCTGAATTAgattgatgtttttttttattgatttgctTCGCTGCAatcacattaatatatatacatgcttTCACAATCTTTCTCTGGTTATTCGGAGCAGCTTGTGCCATGATGTTGGTTTCTGTGTGCCCTTATGAGTTGCATTACAATAGACGTTAATTTATTGAtgtttggaattttttattgatttgctTCGCTGTATTCACATGAATATATACATGCTTTCACAACCTTTCTCTGGATATTCGGAGCAGCTTTTGCCATGATATTGGTTTCTGTGTGCCCTTACAAGTTGCATTACAATAGACGTTAATTGAAAAACTTCAAGTGAAGCTTTTGTAGTAGTTGTAGTTTTGGGTCATCAGTTATTCTGCATATAGACTTGTTCTTGGGATGCTAAAGCCTAACAAGGACATTGTTTGAGCAGTTATTCCTTACTGGGTGTATGTGTTGCCACCAATTGAAAAAGAGGAAGAATTCTTGTTGGTACTTATATTTGATTGTGATGCCTCTAGACATCTCTTTTAATGGCAGTTGTATTTGCAATTTAATCAGATTATTTTTCCTTcctcaaattttaaaacttgaaaCAACATATTTCAGCCCTCGTTGTTCCCCTAAATGATGACCTGTAAAAAGCTATGGACATACATCCAAATGAAGCTTTGGTCATAGTTACTCTGATAGGGGAATGCTACATCTCACTAAACTTGAGAAAGCCTGATTCCATTTTCTTGAGATTGGCTATCTGGATTCTTTTTAGCCACTCTGCTTTTACATGACGAAATTGTCCATGTGGCATAATCGTTCTGTTGTGGTTCAACAAGTACTGTCAATTTGAATCTTTTGAAAGTTCCCATGTTGTTGAGGTTCACGAAGGCA encodes:
- the LOC133873626 gene encoding mitochondrial succinate-fumarate transporter 1 codes for the protein MEEEQLPPKQQSPKKSIPPYMKAISGSLGGVVEACCLQPIDVIKTRLQLDRSGTYKGIIHCGSTISRSEGVRALWKGLTPFATHLTLKYTLRMWSNAMLQSVFKDSATGKLSNQARLLSGFGAGVLEALVIVTPFEVVKIRLQQQRGLSPELLKYKGPVHCARTIITEEGLRGLWAGASPTVMRNGTNQAVMFTAKNAFDVLLWKKHEGDGKVLQPWQSMISGFLAGTAGPVCTGPFDVVKTRLMAQSREGGGLKYKGMIHAIRTIYAEEGLRTLWKGLLPRLMRIPPGQAIMWAVADQVTGLYERRYLRSAPL